From Pseudovibrio sp. Tun.PSC04-5.I4, a single genomic window includes:
- a CDS encoding acyl-CoA dehydrogenase — translation MSSDPTGGGVFNWEDPFMMREQLGEDEVLIMESARAYAQEKLLPRIIEAYSQEKTDRSIFNEMGEQGLLGVTLPEQYGGSGASYVAYGLVAREVERVDSGYRSMMSVQSSLVMYPIYAYGSEEQRMKYLPKLASGEFVGCFGLTEPDAGSDPGAMRTRAEKIDGGYRLTGSKMWISNSPIADVFVIWAKSEAHDNKIRGFILNKGMKGLSAPKIGGKLSLRASITGEIVMDGVEVGEDALMPNVSGLKGPFGCLNRARYGISWGALGAAEDCWMRARQYGMDRKQFNRPLAQTQLFQKKLADMQTEIALGLQGSLRVGQLFDQGKVAPEMISLVKRNNCGKALDIARQARDMHGGNGISEEFMVMRHAQNLETVNTYEGTHDVHALILGRAQTGLQAFF, via the coding sequence ATGAGTAGTGATCCAACAGGCGGCGGTGTCTTCAATTGGGAAGACCCGTTCATGATGCGCGAGCAACTTGGTGAAGACGAAGTTCTCATCATGGAAAGCGCACGCGCCTATGCTCAAGAAAAACTGCTGCCACGCATAATCGAGGCTTACAGCCAAGAAAAAACTGATCGTTCCATTTTCAACGAAATGGGTGAGCAGGGTCTTCTCGGCGTAACCCTTCCTGAACAATACGGCGGTTCTGGCGCTTCCTACGTGGCATACGGCCTTGTAGCGCGTGAAGTTGAGCGCGTTGACAGTGGCTACCGCTCCATGATGAGCGTGCAATCTTCGCTGGTGATGTACCCAATTTATGCGTACGGCTCTGAAGAACAGCGCATGAAATACCTGCCAAAGCTGGCTTCCGGTGAGTTTGTTGGCTGTTTTGGCCTGACAGAGCCGGATGCCGGTTCTGATCCAGGAGCTATGCGGACCCGTGCGGAAAAGATCGATGGCGGTTACCGCTTGACCGGTTCCAAAATGTGGATCTCTAACTCCCCAATTGCAGATGTATTTGTGATTTGGGCGAAGTCAGAAGCACATGACAACAAGATCCGCGGTTTCATCCTTAATAAAGGAATGAAAGGTCTTAGCGCACCTAAGATCGGCGGCAAGTTGTCTCTGCGGGCCTCTATCACCGGTGAAATCGTCATGGATGGCGTTGAGGTTGGTGAAGACGCTCTGATGCCAAACGTTTCCGGTTTGAAAGGCCCGTTTGGCTGCCTTAATCGCGCTCGCTACGGCATCTCTTGGGGTGCACTGGGCGCTGCGGAAGATTGTTGGATGCGTGCACGTCAGTACGGCATGGATCGCAAACAGTTCAACCGTCCTCTGGCACAGACACAGTTGTTCCAGAAGAAACTGGCAGATATGCAGACCGAAATTGCCCTCGGTTTGCAGGGTTCCCTGCGCGTTGGTCAGCTGTTCGATCAAGGCAAGGTTGCTCCAGAGATGATCTCTCTCGTGAAGCGGAATAACTGCGGCAAAGCTTTGGATATTGCTCGTCAGGCGCGTGACATGCACGGCGGTAACGGCATTTCTGAGGAATTCATGGTCA
- a CDS encoding aldehyde dehydrogenase family protein has translation MTVGLDTTQFAQDTIELMERMGVKRSALQGGTLAATSPITGEQLAMITEQGAEETTAAIGRAQAAFKKWRTVPAPRRGELVRLLGEELREHKEDLGKLVSFEAGKITSEGLGEVQEMIDICDFAVGLSRQLYGLTIATERPGHRMMETWHSTGVVGVISAFNFPVAVWSWNAALSFVCGNTVVWKPSEKSPLTAMASAALFERAVAKFGDDAPANLLQVLQGGREVGETLVDDTRVPVISATGSTRMGRQVGPRVAQRFGKSILELGGNNAAIVSPTADLDLTLRGVAFSAMGTAGQRCTTLRRLITHDSIYDALIPRLIKAYASVKIGVPTEDSTLIGPLIDKDAFDNMQKALEAAKAVGGTVHGGHRVLSEEYPDAYYVQPALVEMPSQIGPVLEETFAPILYVVRYTDFDDAIAIQNGVGAGLSSSIFTTDLSEAEMFTSVIGSDCGIANVNIGPSGAEIGGAFGGEKETGGGREAGSDAWKAYMRRATNTINYSGALPLAQGVKFDVE, from the coding sequence ATGACCGTAGGTCTGGACACAACGCAGTTCGCGCAAGATACAATTGAACTCATGGAGCGCATGGGTGTTAAACGCTCGGCTCTGCAGGGCGGTACTCTTGCCGCGACTTCACCGATCACCGGTGAGCAGCTCGCAATGATCACAGAGCAGGGTGCTGAAGAAACCACAGCCGCAATTGGCCGCGCACAGGCAGCCTTTAAAAAATGGCGCACGGTTCCTGCGCCTCGCCGTGGTGAGCTGGTACGCCTGCTTGGTGAAGAGCTGCGTGAGCACAAGGAAGACCTTGGTAAGCTGGTGAGCTTTGAAGCGGGTAAAATTACCTCTGAAGGTCTCGGTGAAGTTCAGGAAATGATCGACATCTGTGATTTCGCAGTAGGCCTTTCCCGTCAGCTCTACGGCCTGACAATCGCAACTGAGCGTCCTGGTCACCGCATGATGGAAACCTGGCATTCTACCGGCGTAGTTGGTGTCATTTCGGCCTTTAACTTCCCCGTTGCCGTATGGTCCTGGAACGCAGCACTTTCTTTTGTTTGCGGTAATACCGTTGTTTGGAAGCCCTCCGAAAAATCTCCTTTGACTGCAATGGCTTCAGCAGCTCTGTTTGAGCGTGCCGTTGCCAAGTTTGGCGATGATGCTCCTGCTAACCTACTCCAAGTCCTTCAAGGTGGCCGTGAAGTTGGCGAAACACTGGTAGACGACACCCGCGTTCCTGTAATCTCCGCAACGGGCTCTACCCGCATGGGTCGTCAGGTTGGTCCGCGTGTTGCTCAGCGTTTCGGCAAGTCCATTCTTGAGCTTGGCGGGAACAACGCAGCAATCGTTTCTCCAACTGCTGATCTTGACCTCACACTGCGTGGCGTTGCCTTCTCAGCCATGGGCACAGCCGGTCAGCGTTGCACAACACTGCGCCGCCTGATCACGCATGACAGTATTTACGATGCTTTGATCCCACGCCTTATCAAAGCATATGCCTCTGTTAAGATTGGTGTTCCAACCGAAGACAGCACATTGATTGGTCCGCTGATCGACAAAGACGCTTTCGACAACATGCAAAAAGCCCTTGAAGCTGCAAAAGCTGTTGGCGGCACTGTGCATGGCGGGCACCGTGTTCTTAGCGAAGAATATCCGGATGCTTACTACGTTCAGCCTGCACTCGTAGAGATGCCGAGCCAGATTGGTCCTGTTCTGGAAGAAACCTTTGCGCCGATCCTTTACGTTGTTCGTTATACTGATTTCGATGATGCAATCGCAATTCAGAACGGCGTTGGCGCTGGCCTTTCTTCCTCTATCTTCACCACAGATCTTTCCGAAGCAGAGATGTTCACCTCTGTTATTGGTTCTGATTGCGGTATTGCAAACGTCAACATTGGTCCATCAGGCGCTGAAATTGGCGGCGCATTTGGTGGTGAAAAGGAAACTGGCGGTGGCCGTGAGGCTGGCTCTGACGCTTGGAAAGCGTACATGCGCCGCGCCACGAACACCATCAACTACTCCGGCGCTCTTCCATTGGCGCAGGGCGTAAAGTTTGACGTTGAATAA
- a CDS encoding LysR substrate-binding domain-containing protein, giving the protein MKRGFIPPIDCLIAFESAARHGSFTRAAEELFLTQGAVSKQVRLLEGRLGVELFKRIRQRIVLTDAGRIYLHDIRDTLEKMTSATRQVMSFAGSEDVLNVAVLPTFGTRWLSRRLPHFHERYPEASFNLSVRLRPFDFSVEPFDGAIHYGEPVWAGAIAEPLFQEEVIPVCSRAFRDRHELRKPGDLVRVMRLHQSTRPDAWQKWFSLAQVETDSAFQGPRFDQFTMISQAAASGLGVALVPKFFIEEELASGSLVRLFGISLKLSSAYHFVYPENRTLRPVVKSFKAWLQEEAAEQQVDRETLLPQ; this is encoded by the coding sequence ATGAAGCGTGGTTTTATCCCCCCAATTGATTGTTTGATCGCTTTTGAAAGCGCAGCGCGACACGGAAGCTTCACCAGAGCGGCAGAGGAACTGTTCCTGACACAAGGCGCGGTCAGCAAGCAGGTGCGCTTGTTGGAAGGTCGTTTGGGTGTTGAATTGTTCAAGCGTATTCGTCAGCGTATTGTCTTGACTGACGCAGGTCGCATCTATCTGCATGACATTCGCGATACACTAGAGAAGATGACGAGCGCTACCCGTCAGGTTATGTCTTTTGCGGGCAGTGAGGATGTGCTGAACGTGGCTGTTCTGCCAACATTCGGAACACGTTGGCTCTCTCGCAGACTGCCTCACTTTCATGAACGGTATCCTGAAGCCAGCTTTAACCTCTCAGTCCGGCTCCGACCCTTTGACTTCTCCGTAGAGCCATTTGATGGTGCTATTCACTATGGCGAGCCTGTATGGGCAGGCGCAATTGCAGAACCCTTGTTTCAGGAAGAAGTTATTCCGGTTTGTTCCCGCGCCTTTCGAGATCGACATGAGCTGCGTAAACCGGGAGATCTGGTGCGTGTAATGCGCTTACACCAGTCTACACGTCCGGACGCGTGGCAAAAGTGGTTCTCGCTTGCCCAAGTGGAAACGGACAGCGCTTTTCAAGGTCCACGCTTTGACCAGTTCACGATGATTTCTCAAGCAGCAGCGTCTGGCCTTGGTGTTGCGCTGGTGCCTAAGTTCTTCATTGAGGAAGAGTTGGCATCCGGATCGCTGGTCCGCCTGTTTGGTATCAGCCTCAAACTGTCTTCAGCTTACCACTTTGTTTATCCAGAAAATCGCACACTACGCCCTGTCGTGAAGTCATTTAAGGCTTGGTTGCAGGAAGAAGCTGCGGAACAGCAGGTAGACAGAGAAACATTGCTTCCGCAATAA